Part of the Dehalococcoidales bacterium genome is shown below.
CCGGACTGCCGATATTTTCCAGACCCAGAATGCAGCTTGTTGCCAGTCTGGCCCAGGAAGATGCCGGTAGCCTGGTCGACCGCGCAACCGGGGCTGACGCCGGGCTGCTGCGTATCATAAAATCTGGCCCGGACGCTGATATTCTCGAAAAGATGTCCCGGTCTGCGCCTGATATTCCCTGGGGAGGGTGGGTACAGGTTGCGCAGGAAGAAATAAAAGGGTTGAACCAGTTGAGTTTCGATTTTATCATCTTCCCGGCAGAAAATACCCCCCTGACGGCTCTGGAGGAGAACAAGGCAGGCAAGATAATAGCGGTGGCAGCATCACTTAATGAAGGTCTGTTAAGGGCTGTTAATAAACTGCCCTTAGACGCGGTGCTAATTACCGGTGAGCAGAGTGAAGCCCGTTCCCTTACATGGCATCATCTCATGCTCTTCCGCCGTTTCGCTGATTTATTGAACAAGCCCTTGTTAGCTGTAATCCCGGCAGAGGTCACAGCTGCGGAGCTTCAAGCCCTGTGGGAAGCGGGGATTAACGGAGTGGTCATAGAAGTCGCCGCCGGACAGGATAAAGACAGATTGCAGGATCTGCGCCAGGTTATCGATAAGCTTGAGTTCCCGTCATTGCGCTCGCAGAAAGAAACCGGGCCACTGTTACCCGGCATCAGCCGGGGGATGGGAACCTCCACCGGTGAAGAAGAGGATGATGAGGAATAACCTGGTAGGGGAATGTCAGCAGCAGCGAGAAAGGCGGCGCGGCTGATCTATGACCGGGCCAGTTGCCATGATTTACCTTCGGTGGTAATCGCGGGGGCAATAACCATTTCGGCTTGGTGCATATCCTGGATAGTAAAGGCGCCGCAAACACCCATCGCCGTGCGCAAAGCCCCGACCAGGTTCTGACTGCCATCGGTAACTGACGTAGGCCCGAAGAGGATTTGCTCCAATGTGCCGGTAGTGCCAACTTTCACCCGGGTACCCCTGGGCAGCGCGGCGTGCGGATTAGCCATACCCCAGTGGTAACCAAGTCCGGGCGCCTCCTTTGTCTGGGCAAATATAGACCCGACCATTACCCCGTCAGCGCCGGCAACAATCGCCTTGCACACGTCCCCGCCTTTACGGAAACCACCGTCGGTGATTATCGGCACATACCGCCCTGACTCCTTCAGGTACTGGTCCCTGGCGGCAGCGCAATCAATCGTCGCCGTTACCTGTGGGACGCCGATACCGAGGACTTCACGGGTAGTGCAGGCAGACCCCGGCCCGACGCCGATCAGAACCGCGGCCACACCGGTTTGCATCAGCTCCAGACAGGCGTTAAAGCTCACACAGTTGCCGACAACGACCGGCATTGACACTGACTGGCAAAGCTCGGTGAAGATAAGTCCGTGGTAGCTCTTGGAGGTATGCCGCGCCGTCGTCACCGTTGACTGGACAACGAGAATATCGCCTCCGGCTTCCTCCGCTATCGGAGCAAACTTTTTAGTGTTAGCCGGCAGCATCGAGACAGCGCATACCGCCCCCGCCCGTTTGATAGCCTGGATTCTCTCCCCAATCAGGTTGTCCTTGATTGGCTGGGAATACACCTTTTGCAGTAGCGGGGTGACCTCACCAGCGGGTGTTTGCGCAATTTCCGCCAGCACCTCCTTAGGATTGTCATACCGCGTTTGCAGACCTTCCAGATTAAGAACGGCCAGCCCCCCCAGCTTATTAAGCCGGATGGCAAAGTCGACATCGGTCACGGCGTCCATGGCCGCCGCCAGAATAGGCACCGGAAACGTAAAATCGCCTATCTTGAGGTCGAGGTTTGCTTGCTCAGGGTTGATTGTTATATCTCCAGGCACAATAGCCACTTCATCAAAACCGTAAGAACGTCTCAGTTGTTTGAACTGGGGGGTAGTCATTGGCTCTCCTTCCTTAAAGACAAACTATATCAAATAGAGAGATTCAAAGTCAAGGAGTTTTCGCCAGAGTAGACAGGCTATCAGGAGGCGGGTTATAATGATTAGCGTTATACCTCGGGAAATTAAATGTGTACCACCGGGCTAGACTTAGAGCACATAAGACATAAAAAACAATGCCCACCCTTTATGTTGTCGCCACTCCTATCGGTAATCTGGAGGACATTTCCCGGCGTGCGCTCCGTATCCTGGGCGAAGTGAAGCTCATTGCCGCTGAGGATACCCGCAAAACAAGGCGGCTACTGACCACATATGACATTAAGACACCGATGACCAGTTATTATGAACACAATAAATTAAGCAAGCTGGACTATATTCTGGATTTCCTTGAGAAAGAGGATGTCGCCCTTGTTTCGGAAGCTGGAACTCCGGGAATATCCGACCCCGGTTACGAGCTGATTCTAGCCGCTATCCAGCGCAAACTGCCGGTTGTGCCCGTTCCCGGCCCTTCCGTTATTATCACGGCGCTGACCGTTTCCGGCCTGCCGACAGACAAGTTCACCTACCTGGGCTTTCTGCCTCGTAAAACTGGCGCCAGGCAGCGTCTACTGGAAACCATCGTCAACGAACCGTCCACTATCATCATCCTGGAAGCGCCTCACCGGCTGGTGGCATCTTTGCAGGACATCCTGAATATCTTTGGTGACAGGGAAATGGCCGTCTGCCGCGAGCTGACCAAGCTCCACGAAGAGGTCTTCCGGGGAAGAATCAGCCAGGCAATAGCGCACTTTACCGAACCGAGAGGTGAATTCACCCTGGTCATCGAGGGCAGGAAGGAGAAAGACAAGCCTCAATTAACCGAAGATATTGAGCAGCGGCTGCGGCAAATGAGGCTCTCCGGAGCAACGGCCAGAGAAGCGGTCGCCAGAGTGGCCGGAGAGACAAACTTGCCCAAAAAAGAGTTGTACCGGACCTGGGTCAAGCTGATCTAAGGTCTGGAAATATAAAATCTGGCAGGAGAAATAACAGATGCGTCGAGGTTGTGTATCTTTAGGGGAAGTCCAGTGTGACAGCTGTCACCGTTTTATCCCGTTTGCTGACCGCTATCTGGCCATCACTGAGGAAGGTGGTGTTGAAGCCGAAACCGGGAATACGGCTTACTACTGTACTGAATGTGCTCTGGAGAAGGGCTATGCTAGCTATAAAAAGGAGGATAAGGAAGGCAGAATATTAACCTTCCTTCCTTAGAGACTAATTTCAGCATCCCGGTGACAAAACAGGAAAGAAAGCTTTGCGCAGTTACTCATTAACGCAATTGCGCACTTACTCTCAGTAAAAGCTCATCGTCCGTCTTAACCCCGCGCATATCCAGATCTGCCCGGCTGAAAGCCTGTACCATCGCCCTGACCAGCCGGGTCTTGCTGATTTTCTTCCCGCCGCTGAATTTGGCCGTTGCCGACAGGTTTTCCAGATAGGCGTCTTCTTCGCGGTTCAGAAATACGGATAGCTTGATCATAGCAACCCCGGGCTGACCGCTCGGCTCCTCTCCCTGCCGGGGTGCCACCACCGTTCTATCAGCCCCGGTAAGCCGGTCGAGCGCGGTCCCATAGGCAATCTGCTCCGTAATCCTGGCTCTTTTCATGCCATCACCTCTCTTGTCAGTAATCTGTAGGCGTCAGCCCCGGCGGATGTGGGAGCGTAGGTCAGGATAGACTGTCCGACCGCCGGTGCCTCTTTGAAACGGACACTGCTGGGGATAAGCGTGTCGAAGACCCTTATCCGGTCACCAAAGGCGCGCCGGGTAACCTCGATAACTTCCTGGCTGTGTAAAGTACGGAGATTGGTCATAGTAAACAGGATACCCGATATTTCCAGAGCCGGATTAATCTTGTCCTTTACTGAAATAATGGTGCTCAGTAAGAGGGCCAGCCCTTTCATCGCCAGGAAATCG
Proteins encoded:
- a CDS encoding GuaB3 family IMP dehydrogenase-related protein yields the protein MTTPQFKQLRRSYGFDEVAIVPGDITINPEQANLDLKIGDFTFPVPILAAAMDAVTDVDFAIRLNKLGGLAVLNLEGLQTRYDNPKEVLAEIAQTPAGEVTPLLQKVYSQPIKDNLIGERIQAIKRAGAVCAVSMLPANTKKFAPIAEEAGGDILVVQSTVTTARHTSKSYHGLIFTELCQSVSMPVVVGNCVSFNACLELMQTGVAAVLIGVGPGSACTTREVLGIGVPQVTATIDCAAARDQYLKESGRYVPIITDGGFRKGGDVCKAIVAGADGVMVGSIFAQTKEAPGLGYHWGMANPHAALPRGTRVKVGTTGTLEQILFGPTSVTDGSQNLVGALRTAMGVCGAFTIQDMHQAEMVIAPAITTEGKSWQLARS
- the rsmI gene encoding 16S rRNA (cytidine(1402)-2'-O)-methyltransferase; this translates as MPTLYVVATPIGNLEDISRRALRILGEVKLIAAEDTRKTRRLLTTYDIKTPMTSYYEHNKLSKLDYILDFLEKEDVALVSEAGTPGISDPGYELILAAIQRKLPVVPVPGPSVIITALTVSGLPTDKFTYLGFLPRKTGARQRLLETIVNEPSTIIILEAPHRLVASLQDILNIFGDREMAVCRELTKLHEEVFRGRISQAIAHFTEPRGEFTLVIEGRKEKDKPQLTEDIEQRLRQMRLSGATAREAVARVAGETNLPKKELYRTWVKLI